The Fusarium falciforme chromosome 7, complete sequence genome window below encodes:
- a CDS encoding MFS domain-containing protein produces MPRDTAPQDSDGLSLKPVGAPSPPPNGGPKAWLNVLGSFMLYFNTWGILNTFGAYQTYYESGELFDASSSEISWVGSIAAFLLLFVGIFVGPVFDRGYLRTLLLVGSFMVVFGHMMLSLCDSLWQVLLAQGFVIGIGAGCLFVPCVAIIPQYFSTRMGTALGIAASGSALGGVIYPIVLYRLIGEIGFPWATRVIGFIVLGTLLIPIVTMRLRVQPPKIRAMVDMTAFTDISYMAFVLNSLLAYMGLFVIFFYLSYYAAAEHITDDSLAFYLVPIFNAASVFGRTIPNKLADKIGPFNLLAPFSCVSGALMLCMMAVHSKGAVIVLAILSGFMSGALIGLPPICLAVLTKDKSRLGTRIGMGYAIIALGVLISGPSGGAILSGNGNTLHWHHLWTFGGVPICLSGLGYAAIRVSIYGAKVRVKA; encoded by the coding sequence ATGCCCCGAGATACAGCCCCACAAGACTCCGATGGCCTCTCCCTCAAGCCTGTTGGAGCGCCCAGTCCTCCTCCGAATGGTGGCCCCAAAGCCTGGTTGAACGTCCTTGGAAGTTTCATGCTCTACTTCAACACTTGGGGGATTCTCAACACCTTCGGAGCCTATCAAACATACTACGAGTCTGGAGAGCTCTTCGATGCGAGTTCCTCGGAGATATCCTGGGTCGGATCGATCGCTGCCTTTTTACTGCTGTTTGTTGGAATATTCGTTGGTCCCGTCTTCGACCGTGGCTATCTGCGAACTCTACTTCTTGTAGGCAGCTTCATGGTCGTCTTTGGCCACATGATGCTCAGTCTCTGCGATTCCCTCTGGCAAGTTCTACTGGCCCAAGGCTTCGTCATAGGCATTGGGGCCGGCTGTCTGTTTGTCCCCTGCGTAGCCATCATACCTCAATACTTCAGCACAAGGATGGGAACTGCCTTGGGAATTGCTGCGTCTGGATCCGCCCTGGGTGGAGTCATCTATCCCATCGTTCTCTATCGACTCATCGGCGAGATTGGGTTCCCCTGGGCTACTCGCGTCATCGGCTTCATCGTTTTGGGTACCCTCTTGATACCCATCGTTACCATGAGACTTCGAGTCCAACCCCCAAAGATCAGAGCCATGGTCGACATGACCGCCTTCACCGACATCAGCTACATGGCTTTTGTCCTCAACTCGCTGCTCGCCTACATGGGACTTTTCGTCATCTTTTTTTACCTATCCTACTACGCCGCGGCAGAACACATCACAGACGACTCTCTCGCATTTTACCTCGTCCCCATCTTTAACGCTGCATCAGTGTTTGGCCGCACTATACCCAACAAGCTTGCCGACAAGATCGGCCCTTTCAACCTTCTGGCGCCGTTTTCTTGCGTCTCTGGAGCCCTAATGCTCTGCATGATGGCCGTTCACTCCAAAGGCGCTGTTATTGTTCTGGCTATACTCTCCGGTTTCATGAGTGGCGCTCTTATTGGGCTTCCGCCAATTTGTCTTGCGGTCCTGACCAAGGACAAGTCTAGACTGGGAACCCGAATCGGTATGGGCTATGCCATCATTGCTCTGGGTGTTCTCATCAGTGGCCCAAGTGGTGGAGCTATTCTAAGCGGCAATGGCAATACTTTGCATTGGCACCACTTGTGGACGTTTGGTGGTGTGCCTATTTGTCTTTCTGGGTTGGGCTATGCCGCCATTCGTGTGTCGATTTACGGCGCAAAGGTTAGGGTCAAGGCATAA